In Streptomyces nojiriensis, one genomic interval encodes:
- a CDS encoding chitosanase: protein MLAIGALLGSALIAVPVAAHATTTPASTAQTVAAAAAGLDDPAKKEIAMKIVSSAENSSLDWKAQYKYIEDIDDGRGYTAGIIGFCSGTGDMLDLVEHYTQIKPGNVLAKYLPALRRVDGSDSHAGLDPNFTKDWAKAAQDADFRKAQDHERDRVYFNPAVNQGKADGVGVLGQFMYYDAIVMHGDGGDSTSFRNIRKRALSKAKPPSQGGNETTYLNAFLDARVWAMKQEEAHSDTSRVDTAQRVFLKKGNLNLNTPLDWKVYGDSFHIG from the coding sequence ATGCTGGCGATCGGCGCACTGCTCGGCAGCGCGCTGATCGCCGTCCCCGTCGCCGCCCACGCCACCACGACCCCCGCCTCCACGGCGCAGACCGTGGCGGCCGCGGCCGCAGGACTCGACGATCCGGCGAAGAAGGAGATCGCCATGAAGATCGTCTCCAGTGCGGAGAACTCCTCGCTGGACTGGAAGGCGCAGTACAAGTACATCGAGGACATAGACGACGGCCGCGGTTACACGGCCGGCATCATCGGATTCTGTTCCGGCACCGGCGACATGCTCGACCTCGTCGAGCACTACACGCAGATCAAGCCGGGCAACGTCCTCGCCAAGTACCTTCCCGCCCTGCGCAGGGTCGACGGCAGCGACTCGCACGCCGGCCTCGATCCGAACTTCACCAAGGACTGGGCGAAGGCGGCCCAGGACGCCGACTTCAGGAAGGCCCAGGACCACGAGCGCGACCGGGTCTACTTCAACCCGGCCGTGAACCAGGGCAAGGCCGACGGGGTCGGCGTACTGGGCCAGTTCATGTACTACGACGCCATCGTCATGCACGGCGACGGCGGTGACTCCACCAGCTTCCGCAACATCCGCAAGCGCGCCCTGTCCAAGGCCAAGCCCCCGTCCCAGGGCGGCAACGAGACCACGTACCTCAACGCCTTCCTCGACGCCCGGGTCTGGGCGATGAAGCAGGAGGAGGCGCACAGCGACACCAGTCGGGTCGACACCGCGCAGCGGGTCTTCCTGAAGAAGGGCAATCTGAACCTCAATACGCCGCTCGACTGGAAGGTCTACGGGGACTCCTTCCACATCGGCTGA